A single genomic interval of Bradyrhizobium sp. AZCC 1693 harbors:
- a CDS encoding phosphoadenylyl-sulfate reductase, with the protein MVQHGIAADTAILHSAQTLDHTLRDASPAHVIETALKLVGREQLALVSSFGTESAALLKVMADVDPAIPVIFLDTGWLFEETLAYRDTLIAALGLRDVRSIKPLEEALSRQDPDRELWFSDPDACCRIRKVEPLARALKPFSAWINGRKRFQGGARAEIPVVEDDGAKLKFNPFANASREEIEAIYNLAKLPPHPLVASGYLSVGCMPCSSRTAPDEDARAGRWRGRPKTECGIHTTKTS; encoded by the coding sequence ATCGTACAGCACGGCATCGCCGCTGACACGGCGATCCTTCATTCGGCGCAGACGCTCGATCATACCTTGCGCGACGCCTCGCCGGCGCATGTCATTGAAACCGCGCTTAAGCTTGTCGGCCGCGAACAGCTTGCCCTGGTGTCGTCGTTCGGCACGGAATCGGCGGCGCTGCTCAAGGTGATGGCGGACGTCGATCCCGCGATTCCCGTGATCTTTCTCGATACCGGGTGGCTGTTCGAGGAGACGCTCGCCTATCGCGACACGTTGATTGCTGCGCTCGGCCTTCGCGACGTTCGCTCGATCAAGCCGCTGGAAGAAGCGCTGTCACGCCAGGATCCCGATCGCGAATTGTGGTTTTCCGATCCCGACGCCTGCTGCCGTATTCGCAAGGTGGAACCGCTGGCGCGGGCGCTGAAGCCGTTCTCGGCCTGGATCAACGGACGCAAGCGTTTTCAGGGCGGCGCGCGCGCCGAGATTCCCGTCGTCGAGGACGACGGCGCGAAGCTGAAATTCAATCCGTTCGCCAACGCGTCGCGCGAAGAGATCGAGGCGATCTACAATCTCGCCAAGCTGCCGCCGCATCCTCTGGTCGCCTCCGGCTATTTGTCGGTCGGCTGCATGCCGTGTTCGAGCCGGACCGCGCCGGACGAGGATGCGCGTGCCGGCCGTTGGCGCGGCAGACCGAAGACGGAATGCGGCATTCACACGACGAAAACTTCTTGA
- the cysT gene encoding sulfate ABC transporter permease subunit CysT, producing the protein MPGFGLTMGLTLTWLSVIILIPLAGLFLKTLELSPGQFWDILTSRRTLNALKISFGLSFAAACVNLVMGTIIVWALVRYRFPGRRLFDAIVDIPFALPTAVAGVALTQLFAQKGWLGAPLAELGIKVAFTPIGIFIAMVFIGIPFVVRTVQPVLIDLDPEIEEAAASLGANRWHTVFRVILPSLIPALLTGFALAFARAVGEYGSVIFIAGNLPNVSEIAPLLIVIRLSEFRYADATAIAVVMLLASFLIIFAVNRLQRWAQTRIPAH; encoded by the coding sequence TTGCCCGGGTTTGGTCTGACCATGGGCCTGACGCTGACGTGGCTTTCCGTCATCATTCTGATTCCGCTCGCCGGTCTGTTTCTCAAGACGCTCGAGCTTTCTCCGGGGCAATTCTGGGACATCCTCACCAGCCGCCGCACGCTCAATGCACTGAAGATTTCGTTCGGCCTTTCGTTTGCCGCCGCCTGCGTCAATCTGGTGATGGGGACGATCATCGTATGGGCGCTGGTGCGGTATCGGTTTCCGGGCCGGCGGCTGTTCGACGCCATCGTCGACATTCCCTTTGCGCTGCCGACCGCGGTCGCGGGCGTGGCGCTGACGCAATTGTTTGCGCAGAAGGGATGGCTCGGCGCGCCGCTCGCCGAACTCGGCATCAAGGTCGCGTTCACGCCGATCGGAATTTTCATTGCGATGGTCTTCATCGGAATCCCCTTCGTGGTGCGGACGGTTCAACCGGTGCTGATCGATCTCGATCCTGAAATCGAGGAGGCGGCGGCGAGCCTCGGCGCCAACCGCTGGCACACGGTGTTCCGGGTGATCCTGCCGAGTCTGATCCCGGCGCTCTTGACCGGCTTTGCACTGGCGTTCGCGCGCGCGGTCGGTGAGTACGGCTCGGTGATCTTCATCGCCGGCAACCTGCCGAACGTGTCGGAGATCGCGCCGCTCCTGATCGTGATCCGGCTGTCCGAATTTCGCTACGCCGATGCGACGGCGATTGCCGTCGTCATGCTGCTGGCGTCGTTCCTGATCATCTTCGCCGTCAATCGCCTGCAACGCTGGGCGCAAACCCGCATTCCCGCGCATTGA
- a CDS encoding sulfate ABC transporter substrate-binding protein, translating to MIRRILPLVAGLLWASSAFAADYTLLNVSYDPTRELYADFNKAFVAAYQKETGKSVEIKQSHGGSGSQARAVIDGLQADVVTLALAYDIDAIAAKGLVAADWQKRLSLNASPYTSTIVFLVRKGNPKAIKDWDDLIKPGVQVITPNPKTSGGARWNYLAAWGFAEKKFGSADKAKKFVGDLFNNVPVLDTGARGSTVTFVERGVGDVLLAWENEAFLAQREFGKDKFEIVAPPLSILAEPPVAVVDKVADKKGTRAVAEAYLKYWYTKEGQEIAARNSYRPRDSEIAREYEKSFAKVELFTIDDVFGGWTKAQKDHFGEGGIFDQIYKN from the coding sequence ATGATCCGTCGCATTCTGCCGCTCGTCGCTGGACTGCTCTGGGCGAGTTCAGCTTTCGCCGCCGACTACACCCTGCTCAACGTGTCCTACGATCCGACGCGCGAACTCTACGCCGATTTCAACAAGGCGTTTGTCGCGGCCTATCAAAAAGAAACCGGCAAGAGCGTCGAGATCAAGCAGTCGCATGGCGGCTCGGGCTCGCAGGCGCGCGCGGTGATCGACGGGCTGCAGGCTGACGTCGTCACGCTGGCGCTGGCCTATGACATCGACGCCATCGCTGCCAAGGGCCTGGTGGCGGCCGACTGGCAGAAGCGCCTGTCGCTCAATGCCTCGCCCTATACGTCGACGATAGTTTTTCTGGTCCGCAAGGGCAATCCCAAGGCCATCAAGGATTGGGACGATCTGATCAAGCCCGGCGTGCAGGTGATTACGCCGAACCCGAAGACCTCGGGCGGCGCGCGCTGGAACTATCTGGCGGCGTGGGGTTTTGCGGAAAAGAAATTCGGCTCCGCCGACAAGGCGAAGAAGTTCGTCGGCGATCTCTTCAACAACGTGCCGGTGCTCGATACCGGCGCGCGTGGTTCGACGGTGACCTTCGTCGAGCGCGGCGTCGGCGACGTGCTGCTGGCGTGGGAGAACGAGGCGTTCCTGGCGCAGCGCGAATTCGGCAAGGACAAGTTCGAGATCGTGGCGCCGCCATTGTCGATTCTCGCCGAGCCGCCGGTCGCGGTCGTCGACAAGGTTGCCGACAAAAAAGGCACGCGCGCGGTCGCCGAGGCCTACCTGAAGTATTGGTATACCAAGGAGGGTCAGGAAATCGCCGCACGCAATTCCTATCGTCCGCGTGATTCGGAAATTGCGAGGGAGTACGAAAAATCCTTCGCCAAGGTCGAACTTTTCACGATCGACGACGTTTTTGGCGGTTGGACCAAGGCGCAGAAGGATCACTTCGGCGAAGGCGGTATTTTCGACCAGATTTACAAGAATTGA
- a CDS encoding Thivi_2564 family membrane protein: protein MLVSILITFLVVILVLYLINLLPLDGRAKQIARVVVIVLGVISLLKYIAVF from the coding sequence ATGCTTGTCAGTATCCTCATCACGTTCCTGGTCGTTATCCTCGTTCTCTATCTCATCAACCTCCTGCCGCTCGACGGCCGCGCCAAGCAGATCGCGCGGGTTGTCGTGATCGTGCTGGGCGTGATCTCGCTATTGAAATACATCGCCGTGTTCTAG
- the cysC gene encoding adenylyl-sulfate kinase codes for MNMILPASVSATPNGTTSMPNGTTRPQVRIVIVGHVDHGKSTLVGRLLHETGSLPEGKLEMLKAVSARRGMPFEWSFLLDALQTERDQGITIDTTQIRFRTRSRDVVLIDAPGHAEFLRNMITGASQADGAVLIIDALEGVRDQTRRHGYLLHLLGIKQVAIVVNKMDRVDFSAARFKEISDEISAHLIGLGVTPSAVIPISARDGDGVAEHTPRIGWYRGPTVVEALDALEPARPLEQLALRLPVQAIYKFDDRRIVAGRIESGHLSAGDEIVIMPAGKIAKIKTVESWPVTPLKGSHGAGRSVGITLDRELFIERGDVIAHAGATPRDTRRIRARIFWLHDKPLSKGDQILIRLGTRESRASVVAIEKAVDPGELSNEETKAIARNHVGEIDISLAQPIAADPYQDNPRTGRLVIEVNGRIAGGGLVLSVDAGQRAVPIDIVPVESALRPEERSARYRHNGAVIWLTGLPGSGKSTLARALERRLFSRGGSPILLDGDTLRAGLNGDLGFSAQDRTENIRRLAEVATHLARNGHIAVVAAVSPSADDRAAARRIADTTFREIYVATPAEICESRDPKGHYAKARAGTLQAFTGIGNDYQPPARAELSIDTSAKTVSDATDEIERMLAETGILFDELVDLAANI; via the coding sequence ATGAACATGATCCTCCCCGCAAGCGTCTCGGCCACGCCGAACGGTACCACGTCGATGCCAAATGGCACGACGCGACCGCAGGTTCGCATCGTCATCGTCGGCCATGTCGATCACGGCAAATCCACTTTGGTCGGACGCCTGCTGCACGAGACCGGCAGCCTGCCCGAAGGCAAGCTTGAAATGCTGAAGGCGGTCAGCGCGCGGCGCGGCATGCCGTTCGAATGGTCGTTCCTCCTGGATGCGCTGCAGACCGAGCGCGATCAGGGCATCACCATCGACACCACGCAGATCCGCTTCCGCACCCGTTCGCGCGACGTCGTGCTGATCGACGCGCCGGGCCACGCCGAATTCCTCCGCAACATGATCACCGGCGCCTCGCAGGCCGACGGCGCGGTGCTGATCATCGACGCGCTGGAAGGCGTGCGCGACCAGACCCGGCGGCACGGCTATCTGCTGCATCTGCTCGGCATCAAGCAGGTCGCCATCGTCGTCAACAAGATGGACCGCGTCGATTTCAGCGCTGCCAGATTCAAGGAAATCAGCGACGAGATTTCGGCGCATCTGATCGGTCTCGGCGTGACGCCCTCGGCCGTGATTCCGATTTCTGCGCGCGATGGCGACGGCGTCGCCGAACACACGCCGCGGATCGGCTGGTATCGAGGCCCGACGGTGGTCGAAGCGCTCGACGCGCTCGAACCGGCGCGGCCGCTGGAGCAACTGGCGCTGCGGCTGCCGGTGCAGGCGATCTACAAATTCGACGACCGCCGCATCGTGGCGGGCCGTATCGAGTCCGGACATCTGAGCGCCGGCGACGAAATCGTCATCATGCCCGCCGGCAAGATCGCGAAGATCAAGACGGTCGAGAGCTGGCCGGTGACGCCGCTCAAAGGCAGCCACGGCGCCGGCCGTTCGGTCGGCATCACGCTCGATCGCGAATTGTTCATCGAACGCGGCGATGTCATTGCACACGCCGGCGCGACGCCGCGCGACACGCGGCGAATTCGCGCGCGGATTTTCTGGCTGCACGACAAACCGCTGTCGAAGGGCGATCAGATCCTGATCCGCCTCGGCACGCGGGAAAGCCGCGCCAGCGTGGTCGCGATCGAGAAGGCGGTCGATCCCGGCGAACTCTCCAACGAGGAAACCAAGGCGATCGCGCGCAATCATGTCGGCGAAATCGACATCTCGCTGGCGCAGCCGATCGCGGCCGACCCCTATCAGGACAATCCGCGGACCGGGCGGCTGGTGATCGAGGTCAATGGCCGCATCGCCGGCGGCGGCCTCGTGCTGTCGGTCGACGCCGGACAACGCGCCGTCCCGATCGACATCGTGCCGGTCGAATCCGCATTGCGACCCGAGGAGCGCTCGGCGCGCTATCGCCACAACGGCGCGGTGATCTGGCTGACCGGCTTGCCGGGCTCCGGAAAATCGACGCTGGCGCGCGCGCTGGAGCGCCGGCTGTTTTCGCGCGGCGGTTCGCCGATCCTGCTCGATGGCGACACCTTGCGCGCCGGCCTCAATGGCGACCTCGGCTTCTCCGCGCAGGACCGCACCGAAAACATCCGGCGGCTCGCCGAAGTCGCGACCCATCTGGCGCGCAACGGCCATATCGCCGTTGTTGCCGCGGTGTCGCCGTCAGCGGACGATCGCGCCGCCGCCCGCCGCATCGCCGACACGACGTTCCGCGAGATCTATGTCGCAACGCCGGCCGAGATCTGCGAGAGCCGCGACCCCAAGGGCCATTACGCCAAGGCGCGCGCCGGCACGCTGCAGGCGTTCACCGGGATCGGCAATGACTACCAGCCGCCGGCCCGGGCGGAGCTCAGCATCGACACCTCGGCCAAAACGGTTTCGGATGCGACCGACGAGATCGAGCGGATGCTGGCGGAAACCGGCATTTTGTTCGACGAACTGGTGGACCTGGCGGCCAATATCTAG
- the cysW gene encoding sulfate ABC transporter permease subunit CysW: MSTQTSFVTPATPLRIYTSTAARAVASPKDLRTEPAPVRFVIIALAVTFLTVFVVLPLVVVFASAFSKGISAYFSALAEPEALSAIQLTLLVAAISVGLNLVFGVIAAWAIAKFDFTGKTFLITLIDLPFSVSPVISGLVFVLLFGAQGYWGTWLQAHNIHILFAVPGIALATIFVTFPFVARSLIPLMQEQGTQEEEAATSLGASGLQTFFRVTLPNIKWGLLYGVLLCNARAMGEFGAVSVVSGHIRGETNTMPLLVEILYNEYQFVASFAIASLLAMLALITLVVKTVLEQRLDEGQIPSDH; the protein is encoded by the coding sequence ATGTCGACGCAAACGAGCTTTGTTACTCCGGCGACGCCGCTAAGGATCTACACGTCCACGGCGGCCCGCGCGGTGGCTTCGCCGAAGGATTTGCGAACCGAGCCCGCACCCGTCCGCTTCGTCATCATCGCGCTTGCCGTCACCTTCCTTACCGTCTTTGTGGTGCTGCCGCTGGTCGTGGTGTTCGCATCGGCCTTTTCGAAAGGCATCAGCGCCTATTTTTCTGCGCTGGCCGAGCCGGAGGCGCTGTCGGCGATCCAGTTGACCTTGCTGGTGGCGGCGATTTCGGTTGGCCTCAATCTCGTGTTCGGCGTGATCGCGGCCTGGGCGATTGCGAAATTCGATTTTACCGGCAAGACCTTCCTGATCACGCTGATCGACCTGCCGTTCTCCGTCAGCCCGGTTATTTCCGGCCTCGTCTTCGTGCTGCTGTTCGGCGCGCAGGGTTATTGGGGCACGTGGCTGCAGGCGCACAACATCCACATCCTGTTCGCGGTGCCCGGCATTGCGCTGGCGACGATTTTTGTGACGTTCCCGTTTGTCGCCCGCTCGCTCATTCCGCTGATGCAGGAGCAGGGCACGCAGGAGGAGGAAGCGGCGACCTCGCTCGGAGCGTCAGGCCTGCAGACCTTCTTCCGCGTCACTCTGCCCAATATCAAATGGGGCCTGTTGTATGGCGTACTCTTGTGCAACGCGCGCGCCATGGGCGAGTTCGGCGCGGTGTCTGTCGTGTCGGGTCATATCCGCGGCGAGACCAATACCATGCCGCTGCTGGTCGAGATTCTCTACAATGAGTATCAATTCGTGGCGTCGTTTGCGATCGCCTCGCTGCTGGCGATGCTGGCCCTGATCACGCTGGTCGTGAAGACCGTTCTCGAACAGCGTCTGGACGAAGGACAAATTCCAAGTGACCATTGA
- a CDS encoding DUF934 domain-containing protein produces MPLVKDGKIAADLFVHVPDGAELPGDGAILVPAARFLEDPQALLARAGKLGVIWPNNRDIDDLVPYLDRLAAVALVFPSFRDGRAYSQARLLRERYAFEGELRATGQVLRDQFVFMLRAGFDAFEVKKDSDAAAFAATSKRYSVFYQPTGDGRVTALNRRMQLRHSESAGQ; encoded by the coding sequence ATGCCACTCGTTAAGGACGGAAAGATTGCAGCGGACCTGTTCGTCCATGTGCCCGACGGCGCCGAGTTGCCGGGCGATGGCGCGATCCTGGTTCCGGCGGCGCGGTTCCTCGAAGATCCGCAAGCCTTGCTGGCGCGCGCCGGCAAGCTCGGCGTGATCTGGCCGAACAATCGCGACATCGACGATCTCGTGCCGTATCTCGACCGGCTGGCGGCGGTAGCACTGGTGTTCCCGTCGTTCCGCGACGGCCGCGCCTACAGCCAGGCGCGGCTGTTGCGCGAGCGGTACGCCTTCGAAGGCGAGCTGCGCGCCACCGGCCAGGTGCTGCGCGACCAGTTCGTGTTCATGCTGCGCGCCGGCTTCGACGCTTTCGAGGTGAAAAAGGACAGCGACGCGGCGGCGTTTGCGGCAACCAGCAAGCGCTATTCGGTGTTCTACCAGCCGACCGGCGATGGCCGCGTCACCGCGCTCAATCGTCGGATGCAGTTGCGTCATTCGGAGAGTGCCGGCCAGTGA
- the cysG gene encoding siroheme synthase CysG, with protein MRFLPVFLDLQSGVVLLVGAGELVRAKLRLLASAGANIRWYATDGSHDVSGLDAADAARIEHATGDPLASDLSGVIAILCAGAGDIGVAMSARAKAVGLPINVMDDLAHSTFIFPAIVDRGDVVVAVGTGGASPVVARRVRERIEAVLPARIGDLAAFIGSFRKSMHARIPEFPLRRRFWERVIDGPIGALVLAGRRGEAEKALNEIADPSAFAGASKDGKAEGRVTLVGAGPGDPDLLTIKALRALQDADVVFYDELVSPEILDRIRRDASRIPVGRRVGKPGIGQDAINKLLIDAAKSGQRAVRLKGGDPFIFGRGGEEIEVLREAGVACSVVPGITAGLGAAAQFEAPLTYRHEALRITFLTAHKAKDAETVDWSVLTDKKMTIVVYMGMTAAPSVRAGLLAAGRLPQTPVGVFARVTRPDAQAVVGTLENLPALVEKIDGGPAILIIGDVVAHSAPWRQSNLNQVISKLLDAAE; from the coding sequence ATGCGATTCCTGCCCGTGTTTCTCGATCTGCAAAGCGGCGTGGTGCTGCTCGTCGGAGCCGGCGAACTCGTGCGCGCGAAATTGCGCCTCTTGGCATCGGCCGGAGCCAACATCCGCTGGTACGCGACTGACGGCAGTCATGACGTTTCGGGGCTCGATGCGGCTGATGCCGCCCGGATCGAACACGCGACCGGCGATCCGCTCGCTTCCGATCTGTCCGGCGTGATCGCAATCCTTTGCGCCGGCGCCGGCGACATCGGCGTTGCGATGTCGGCGCGCGCCAAGGCGGTCGGGCTGCCCATCAATGTGATGGACGATCTCGCGCATTCCACTTTCATCTTTCCCGCGATTGTCGATCGCGGCGATGTCGTCGTTGCCGTCGGCACCGGCGGCGCGTCTCCGGTGGTGGCGCGCCGCGTGCGTGAGCGCATCGAGGCCGTGCTACCGGCGCGCATCGGCGATCTCGCCGCCTTCATCGGCAGCTTTCGCAAATCGATGCATGCGCGCATTCCCGAATTCCCGTTGCGCCGCCGCTTCTGGGAGCGCGTGATCGACGGCCCGATCGGCGCGCTGGTGCTCGCCGGCCGCAGGGGCGAGGCCGAAAAAGCGCTGAACGAAATCGCCGATCCCTCCGCCTTCGCCGGCGCGAGCAAGGACGGCAAGGCCGAGGGCAGGGTGACGCTGGTCGGCGCCGGACCGGGCGATCCCGATCTGCTCACCATCAAGGCGCTGCGCGCGCTGCAGGATGCGGATGTCGTTTTCTACGACGAACTGGTCTCGCCGGAAATTCTCGATCGCATCCGTCGCGACGCTTCGCGCATTCCGGTCGGCCGCCGGGTCGGCAAGCCCGGCATCGGCCAGGATGCGATCAACAAATTGCTGATTGATGCAGCGAAATCCGGACAGCGCGCGGTGCGGTTGAAGGGCGGCGATCCCTTCATCTTCGGCCGCGGTGGCGAGGAGATCGAAGTGCTGCGCGAGGCCGGCGTCGCCTGTTCGGTGGTGCCCGGCATTACCGCAGGGCTCGGTGCCGCCGCGCAATTCGAGGCGCCGCTGACTTATCGCCACGAGGCGCTGCGCATCACCTTCCTGACGGCGCACAAGGCAAAGGACGCCGAGACGGTCGACTGGTCGGTGCTGACCGACAAGAAAATGACCATCGTGGTCTATATGGGCATGACCGCGGCGCCATCGGTGCGTGCCGGTTTGCTTGCCGCAGGCCGGTTGCCGCAAACACCCGTTGGTGTGTTCGCGCGGGTGACGCGGCCGGATGCGCAGGCCGTGGTCGGCACGCTCGAGAATCTTCCTGCGCTGGTCGAAAAAATCGATGGCGGTCCCGCCATCCTCATCATCGGCGACGTCGTTGCGCATTCCGCGCCGTGGCGCCAGTCCAACCTCAATCAAGTCATCTCCAAACTGCTGGATGCTGCCGAATGA
- a CDS encoding nitrite/sulfite reductase: protein MYAYDELDRTLINERVSEFRDQVKRRLSGELTEDEFKMLRLQNGVYLQLHAYMFRVAIPYGTLSSKQLRRLAHVARRYDRGYGHFTTRQNIQYNWIKLAELPDALADLAEVGIHAMQTSGNNMRNVTSDQWAGVAPGEIEDPRIWSEILRQHTTLHPEFSFLPRKFKIAITASDHDRAAIKIHDIGLRLYRNAEGETGFEVLVGGGLGRTPFIAKTIKPFVSRRDILSYVEAILRVYNQYGRRDNIYKARIKILVHELGIEKFAAEVEEEWQQIRDSALTLDDSVIEEIRSRFSYPAYDKLPHMPEELKKAAHDPHFEAWRRNSVFTHKVQGYSIVTLSLKPVGGPPGDATADQMDAVADLADKYSFGEVRVGHEQNLVLPHVARRDLPALWKALDRIGLATPNINLVSDIIACPGLDYCSLANARSIPIAQELTRRFANHDTANMIGRLHINISGCINACGHHHVGHIGILGVEKNGEEFYQITIGGRADENAQMGTLIGPAVPYVDVADVIEDIVEAYLALRARPDELFVDTVKRLGVEPFRERVYATR, encoded by the coding sequence ATGTACGCATATGACGAACTCGATCGCACGCTGATCAATGAACGCGTGTCTGAATTCCGCGACCAGGTGAAGCGCCGTCTCTCCGGCGAACTCACCGAGGACGAATTCAAGATGCTGCGGCTGCAAAACGGCGTCTATCTGCAACTGCATGCCTACATGTTCCGCGTCGCCATCCCCTACGGCACGCTGTCGTCGAAGCAGTTGCGGCGGCTTGCGCATGTCGCGCGCCGCTACGATCGCGGCTACGGCCATTTCACCACCCGGCAGAACATCCAGTACAACTGGATCAAGCTTGCCGAATTGCCGGATGCGCTGGCCGATCTTGCCGAAGTCGGCATCCACGCCATGCAGACTTCCGGCAACAACATGCGCAACGTTACCTCGGACCAGTGGGCGGGCGTCGCGCCGGGCGAGATCGAGGATCCGCGCATCTGGTCGGAAATCCTGCGGCAACACACCACGCTGCATCCGGAATTCTCGTTCCTGCCGCGCAAGTTCAAGATCGCGATCACGGCCTCCGACCACGACCGCGCCGCGATCAAGATCCATGACATCGGCCTGCGTCTCTACCGGAACGCGGAAGGCGAGACCGGCTTCGAGGTGCTGGTCGGCGGCGGGCTCGGCCGCACGCCGTTCATCGCCAAGACCATCAAGCCGTTCGTGTCGCGCCGCGACATCCTCAGCTATGTCGAGGCGATTCTGCGCGTCTATAACCAGTACGGCCGCCGCGACAACATCTACAAGGCCCGCATCAAGATCCTGGTGCACGAGCTCGGCATCGAGAAGTTCGCTGCGGAGGTCGAGGAGGAGTGGCAGCAGATTCGCGACAGCGCGCTGACGCTCGATGACTCCGTGATCGAGGAAATCCGCTCGCGGTTCTCCTATCCGGCCTATGACAAGCTGCCGCACATGCCGGAAGAGCTGAAGAAGGCGGCGCATGATCCGCATTTCGAGGCCTGGCGCCGCAACTCGGTGTTCACGCACAAGGTGCAGGGCTATTCGATCGTGACGCTTTCGCTGAAGCCGGTAGGCGGGCCTCCGGGCGACGCCACTGCCGACCAGATGGACGCGGTCGCCGATCTCGCCGACAAATATTCCTTCGGCGAAGTCCGCGTCGGCCACGAGCAGAACCTCGTGCTGCCGCACGTTGCCAGGCGCGATCTGCCCGCGCTGTGGAAGGCGCTCGACAGAATCGGCCTTGCGACGCCGAATATCAATCTGGTCTCCGACATCATTGCCTGTCCGGGGCTGGATTATTGCTCGCTCGCCAATGCACGCTCGATCCCGATCGCGCAGGAATTGACGCGCCGCTTCGCCAATCACGACACGGCGAACATGATCGGCCGGCTGCACATCAACATTTCCGGCTGCATCAATGCCTGCGGACATCACCATGTCGGCCACATCGGCATTCTCGGCGTCGAGAAGAACGGCGAGGAGTTTTACCAGATCACGATCGGCGGCCGTGCCGACGAGAACGCCCAGATGGGCACCTTGATCGGCCCGGCGGTGCCTTACGTCGACGTCGCCGACGTGATCGAGGACATTGTCGAAGCCTATCTTGCCTTGCGCGCGCGCCCCGACGAATTGTTCGTCGATACGGTGAAGCGGCTCGGCGTCGAACCATTCAGGGAGCGGGTCTATGCCACTCGTTAA
- a CDS encoding CsbD family protein: protein MDWNRVEGNWKQFKGAAKEKWGKLTDDDLNVIEGRREQLEGKLQQRYGFAKDQIRKDVDDWFRTLK from the coding sequence ATGGATTGGAACAGGGTTGAAGGCAACTGGAAACAGTTCAAGGGCGCCGCCAAGGAGAAGTGGGGCAAGCTCACCGATGACGATCTCAACGTGATCGAGGGCCGCCGCGAACAACTCGAAGGCAAGCTGCAGCAGCGCTACGGCTTCGCCAAGGACCAGATCCGCAAGGACGTGGACGACTGGTTCCGGACGTTGAAGTAA
- a CDS encoding DUF2849 domain-containing protein, which produces MTSPLQQKIKITGPSMVTANRTSDGIVIYRTAQQGWSASLSDAAIVRTSDEARALLAEANADDVGAVGAYIAPVELKDSGEIKPGNLRERIRSKGLTIDLLPA; this is translated from the coding sequence ATGACCTCTCCACTTCAACAAAAAATCAAGATCACCGGACCCTCGATGGTGACCGCCAACCGCACCTCGGATGGCATCGTGATCTATCGCACCGCGCAGCAGGGCTGGTCGGCAAGCTTGTCGGACGCTGCGATCGTCCGCACCTCCGATGAAGCGCGGGCGCTGCTGGCCGAAGCCAATGCCGACGACGTCGGCGCGGTCGGCGCCTATATCGCGCCGGTCGAGCTCAAGGACAGCGGCGAGATCAAACCCGGCAATTTGCGCGAACGCATCCGGTCGAAGGGTCTCACCATCGACCTGCTTCCGGCCTAA
- the cysD gene encoding sulfate adenylyltransferase subunit CysD yields MDHLDELEAQSIYILREAFARLKKLALLWSLGKDSNVMIWLARKAFFGRVPFPALHVDTGKKFPEMYAFRDRFGKEWELDLKIEPCPPIDAVDPTLPPAARSAARKTEGLKWALTKYGFDGLIAGIRRDEEATRAKERVFSPRGLEGGWDVRDQPPEFWDQFNASPPTGAHLRIHPILHWTEADIWAYTKRENIPIIPLYLSKDGRRYRSLGDQDITNPVASTASSIDEILTELDGTKVPERAGRALDHETEDAFERLRVAGYL; encoded by the coding sequence ATGGACCATCTCGATGAACTCGAGGCGCAGAGCATCTACATTCTGCGCGAAGCATTCGCGCGGCTGAAGAAGCTCGCGCTGCTATGGTCGCTGGGCAAGGACTCCAACGTGATGATCTGGCTGGCGCGCAAGGCTTTCTTCGGCCGCGTGCCGTTTCCAGCATTGCACGTCGACACCGGCAAGAAATTTCCGGAGATGTATGCGTTCCGCGATCGCTTCGGCAAGGAGTGGGAGCTCGATCTCAAGATCGAGCCCTGCCCGCCGATCGACGCTGTCGATCCGACGTTGCCGCCGGCCGCACGTTCCGCCGCGCGCAAGACTGAGGGACTCAAATGGGCGCTGACCAAATATGGCTTTGACGGATTGATCGCCGGCATCCGCCGCGATGAGGAAGCGACGCGCGCCAAGGAGCGCGTGTTCTCGCCGCGCGGGCTTGAAGGCGGCTGGGACGTGCGCGATCAGCCCCCGGAATTCTGGGACCAGTTCAACGCCTCGCCTCCAACAGGCGCGCATCTGCGCATCCATCCGATCCTGCATTGGACCGAGGCCGACATCTGGGCCTACACCAAGCGCGAGAACATTCCGATCATCCCGCTTTATCTCTCCAAGGACGGCAGGCGCTATCGCTCGCTGGGCGATCAGGACATCACCAATCCGGTGGCATCGACCGCCTCCAGCATCGACGAGATCCTGACCGAGCTCGACGGCACCAAGGTGCCGGAGCGCGCCGGCCGCGCGCTTGATCACGAAACCGAAGACGCTTTCGAGCGGCTGCGTGTCGCCGGCTATCTCTAA